One region of Termitidicoccus mucosus genomic DNA includes:
- a CDS encoding DUF2264 domain-containing protein, with product MKCKSALLCLLLPFIPVLAAQTNDRQAWADLAYKIAEPVLRNMAEGKLVQNMPLELSPTWDGRDRRVAYMETFGRLMMGIAPWLALPDDDTPEGVRRKQLRQWALKACAHAVNPDSPDYLLWRSGTQPLVDAAFLASSFLRAPAALWEPLDAVTKQRYIEEFTQMRRVTPGYSNWMLFSSTIEAFLLSIDAPHDFFRIRMGLAKIEEWYVGDGWYSDGPHFAFDYYNSFVIQPMYLEVLEVLVAKKARLANVGFPNAAANLAAVQARMRRHAEILERLVSPEGSIPPFGRSLTYRLAVFQPLSLLAWKEQLPASLPEGQVRAAITAVMRRMFAHPDNFTPDGFLRLGFVGHQPGMSDIYTNNGSLYLTSVVFLPLGLPAAHTFWTSPAEPWTAQKAWSGQPFPKDKKISGDNLPAAQKN from the coding sequence ATGAAATGCAAATCCGCCCTCCTCTGCCTCCTCCTGCCTTTTATCCCGGTGCTCGCCGCGCAGACCAATGACCGCCAGGCATGGGCCGATCTCGCCTATAAAATCGCCGAGCCCGTCCTGCGCAACATGGCCGAGGGCAAACTCGTCCAGAACATGCCTCTCGAGCTCAGCCCTACCTGGGACGGGCGCGACCGGCGCGTCGCCTACATGGAGACTTTCGGACGTCTCATGATGGGCATCGCCCCCTGGCTCGCCCTTCCCGATGACGACACCCCCGAGGGCGTCCGCCGCAAACAACTCCGCCAGTGGGCGCTCAAGGCCTGCGCCCACGCCGTCAACCCCGATTCCCCCGACTACCTTCTCTGGCGCAGCGGCACCCAGCCGCTCGTTGACGCCGCCTTCCTCGCCTCCAGTTTTCTCCGCGCTCCGGCGGCGCTCTGGGAACCGCTCGATGCCGTCACCAAGCAGCGCTACATCGAGGAGTTCACCCAGATGCGCCGTGTCACGCCCGGCTACAGCAACTGGATGTTGTTTTCCTCCACCATCGAGGCCTTCCTCCTCTCCATTGACGCCCCCCACGACTTCTTCCGCATCCGCATGGGGCTCGCCAAAATCGAGGAATGGTATGTCGGCGACGGCTGGTATTCCGACGGCCCGCACTTCGCCTTCGATTACTACAACAGCTTCGTCATCCAGCCCATGTATCTCGAGGTCCTCGAGGTGCTCGTCGCGAAAAAAGCCCGACTCGCCAATGTCGGCTTTCCCAACGCCGCCGCCAATCTCGCCGCCGTCCAGGCCCGCATGCGCCGCCACGCCGAAATCCTCGAGCGACTGGTTTCTCCCGAGGGCTCCATCCCTCCCTTCGGGCGCTCCCTCACTTACCGCCTCGCCGTCTTCCAGCCCCTCTCGCTTCTGGCCTGGAAGGAGCAACTCCCCGCCTCGCTTCCCGAGGGACAGGTGCGCGCCGCCATCACCGCCGTCATGCGGCGCATGTTCGCTCACCCGGACAACTTCACCCCCGACGGCTTCCTCCGCCTCGGCTTCGTCGGCCACCAGCCCGGCATGTCCGATATTTATACCAACAACGGCAGCCTTTACCTCACCTCCGTCGTCTTCCTCCCCCTCGGCCTTCCGGCCGCGCACACCTTCTGGACCAGCCCCGCCGAACCCTGGACGGCGCAAAAAGCCTGGTCCGGCCAGCCCTTTCCCAAGGATAAAAAAATCTCCGGCGACAACCTTCCTGCCGCTCAAAAAAACTGA
- a CDS encoding glycoside hydrolase family 88 protein — MKTLLPLLCILCASAVNPAFGGEALAPAGVLAHMHRVADWQLDNMPPTADKYTGDPASMPRIAKAHPTRLDWTFAAYYAGHLALAGLSPRSADYLDTFAKLGREENWRLPFRGTRYHADDHAIGQCYLEYALRAHDSAAVGPTQEFFDFLLANPPKNPDALAHDISTKSRQFLEKWSWCDALFMAPPSLARLYEYTGDIRYLDYMNDRWWHTTAYLYDKDEHLYYRDSRYFEKREANGQKVFWGRGNGWVLGGLARILQSMPAAYPDRPRYEQLFRDMCGRFLALQGADGLWRASLLDPASYPAPETSSTGFAAYAFAWGVNAGLLDRAAYWPATLKAWRGLLSHVTPEGKVGSCQPIGADPRKITEDDTDVYGPGAFLLAGAEIYKALLLEQNPHGILSVQNPTGIHRRWSTVEVSAARLRELTGTDNPADILVFDALTPLLRDTQTWQTDAGPALLFQATIPPNDTRRFILVRKPAGFQGPQPVPLAHARFAPDRHDDYIWENDRVAHRVYGPALVKKEGTDTNGIDVFVKSTPALVMDDFYKRGDYHRDHGKGYDPYAVGQSRGLGAPAFRAAGAGAPWHSPGNYATHRPIADGPIRATFELTYPPVTIPAAGAATITFTETRRFTLDAGSHFTRLDSTIAVTPVGASFEIAPALARNDWPGRKKHAPKPALADTPDTAAQPAASDENWLADWQPNKGENDATGLAVWFPADTAMKPVEGHWLLPAIPVPADAGTATWSATWYIGATWSKSWHPTLESWRQTVTDFIKTTETPLRLGTEK, encoded by the coding sequence ATGAAGACCCTCCTCCCCCTCCTCTGTATCCTCTGCGCCTCCGCGGTGAATCCTGCCTTCGGTGGCGAAGCACTCGCCCCCGCCGGCGTCCTCGCCCACATGCACCGCGTTGCCGACTGGCAACTCGACAACATGCCGCCCACCGCCGACAAATACACCGGCGACCCCGCCTCCATGCCCCGCATCGCCAAGGCCCACCCCACGCGCCTCGACTGGACTTTTGCCGCCTACTACGCCGGCCACCTCGCCCTTGCGGGCCTCTCACCGCGCTCCGCCGACTACCTCGACACTTTCGCCAAACTCGGGCGCGAGGAAAACTGGCGGCTTCCCTTTCGCGGCACCCGCTACCACGCCGACGACCACGCCATCGGCCAGTGCTACCTCGAATACGCCCTCCGCGCCCACGACTCCGCCGCCGTCGGTCCCACGCAGGAATTTTTCGATTTCCTCCTCGCCAACCCGCCGAAGAACCCCGACGCCCTTGCCCACGACATCTCCACCAAAAGCCGCCAGTTTCTCGAAAAATGGTCCTGGTGCGACGCGCTTTTCATGGCCCCTCCGAGTCTCGCCCGCCTCTACGAATATACCGGCGACATCCGTTACCTCGACTACATGAACGACCGCTGGTGGCACACCACCGCCTACCTCTACGACAAGGACGAGCACCTCTACTACCGCGACTCCCGCTACTTTGAAAAACGCGAGGCCAACGGCCAGAAAGTCTTCTGGGGGCGCGGCAACGGCTGGGTGCTTGGCGGCCTTGCCCGCATCCTCCAGTCCATGCCCGCCGCCTATCCCGACCGTCCGCGTTACGAGCAGCTTTTCCGCGACATGTGCGGAAGATTCCTCGCCCTCCAGGGCGCCGACGGTCTCTGGCGCGCCAGCCTCCTCGATCCCGCCAGTTATCCCGCGCCCGAAACCAGTTCCACCGGCTTCGCCGCCTACGCCTTCGCCTGGGGCGTGAACGCCGGCCTCCTCGACCGCGCCGCCTACTGGCCCGCCACCCTCAAGGCCTGGCGCGGCCTCCTCTCCCACGTCACCCCGGAGGGCAAAGTCGGCTCCTGCCAGCCCATCGGTGCCGACCCGCGCAAAATCACCGAGGACGACACCGACGTCTATGGCCCCGGCGCCTTCCTCCTTGCCGGCGCCGAAATCTACAAGGCGCTCCTGCTCGAACAAAATCCCCACGGCATCCTCTCCGTGCAAAACCCCACCGGCATCCACCGCCGCTGGAGCACCGTCGAGGTCTCCGCCGCCCGGCTCCGCGAACTCACCGGCACCGACAATCCCGCCGACATCCTCGTCTTCGACGCGCTCACCCCGCTCCTCCGCGACACGCAAACCTGGCAAACCGACGCCGGCCCCGCGCTTCTCTTCCAAGCCACCATTCCGCCCAACGACACCCGCCGCTTCATCCTTGTCCGCAAGCCCGCCGGCTTTCAGGGCCCGCAACCCGTCCCGCTCGCCCACGCCCGCTTCGCGCCCGACCGCCATGACGACTACATTTGGGAAAACGACCGCGTCGCCCACCGCGTCTATGGACCGGCGCTCGTGAAAAAAGAGGGCACCGACACCAACGGCATTGACGTTTTCGTCAAATCCACCCCCGCCCTCGTGATGGACGACTTCTACAAACGCGGCGACTACCACCGCGACCACGGCAAGGGCTACGACCCCTACGCCGTCGGACAAAGCCGCGGACTCGGCGCCCCCGCCTTCCGCGCCGCCGGCGCCGGCGCCCCTTGGCACTCCCCCGGCAACTACGCCACCCACCGCCCCATCGCCGACGGCCCCATCCGCGCCACCTTCGAACTCACTTATCCCCCCGTCACCATCCCCGCCGCCGGTGCCGCCACCATCACCTTCACCGAAACCCGCCGCTTCACCCTCGACGCCGGCTCCCACTTCACCCGGCTCGATTCCACCATCGCCGTCACCCCCGTCGGTGCCTCGTTCGAAATCGCCCCCGCCCTCGCCCGCAACGACTGGCCCGGACGCAAAAAACACGCCCCAAAGCCCGCCCTCGCCGACACCCCCGACACCGCCGCGCAACCCGCCGCCTCTGACGAAAACTGGCTCGCCGACTGGCAGCCCAACAAGGGGGAGAACGACGCCACCGGCCTCGCCGTCTGGTTCCCCGCCGACACCGCGATGAAACCCGTCGAGGGACACTGGCTTCTCCCTGCCATCCCCGTGCCCGCCGATGCCGGCACCGCCACGTGGTCCGCCACCTGGTATATCGGCGCCACCTGGAGCAAAAGCTGGCATCCGACCCTCGAAAGCTGGCGCCAAACCGTCACCGATTTCATAAAAACCACCGAGACTCCGCTCCGCCTCGGCACCGAGAAATAA
- a CDS encoding sialidase family protein, whose translation MRSVLTILPLLLFASLAMAADKSSETFGITTLTPPRLDTNPNPAYWPRMRLWQGIPGIERAPGGRLWATWYSGGIGEGKDFNYQLLVTSDDDGLTWSKPVAVLDPSRQLLGGNGGDPHLWLDPNGKLWWFVHRLMPAPGVSPRTCWGFYTDTPDAPRPQWHGPVFAGYGYSLNKGIVLANGQWLHMSDPFSKNDDPPSPLIRRGAHLYTFDGYDKPFTHLGHTVIDDTPFTEHMVVERRDGSLWMLARARTHIAQAVSTDGGRTWRELEPFTRNFGINTRFHLQKLASGNLLLIANDHPRQRANMTAFLSEDDGGTWPHKLVLDARSRVSYPDATQSPDGFIYAIYDRGRYYLDEQEILMAKFTEADIKAGSLRTPGSRLKQTVNKLADEGGGVRHNGEATEMYKQFQQAAGDNPPPAG comes from the coding sequence ATGAGAAGCGTCCTCACAATCCTCCCGCTTCTCCTGTTCGCCAGTCTCGCGATGGCTGCGGACAAGTCCTCCGAAACCTTCGGCATCACCACGCTCACGCCGCCGCGTCTCGACACCAATCCCAACCCCGCCTACTGGCCCCGCATGAGACTCTGGCAGGGCATTCCGGGCATCGAACGCGCCCCCGGAGGACGCCTCTGGGCCACTTGGTATTCCGGCGGCATCGGCGAGGGCAAGGACTTCAACTACCAGCTCCTTGTCACCAGCGATGACGACGGCCTCACCTGGTCAAAACCCGTCGCCGTCCTCGATCCCAGCCGCCAACTCCTCGGCGGCAACGGCGGCGATCCGCACCTCTGGCTCGACCCCAACGGCAAACTTTGGTGGTTCGTCCACCGCCTCATGCCCGCGCCGGGCGTAAGCCCGCGCACCTGCTGGGGCTTTTACACCGACACCCCCGATGCGCCCCGCCCGCAGTGGCATGGCCCCGTCTTCGCCGGCTATGGCTATTCCCTCAACAAAGGCATCGTCCTCGCCAATGGCCAATGGCTCCACATGTCCGATCCCTTCTCCAAAAACGACGACCCGCCATCGCCCCTCATCCGGCGCGGGGCCCACCTCTACACTTTCGACGGCTACGACAAACCCTTCACCCACCTCGGCCACACGGTCATCGACGATACGCCCTTCACCGAGCACATGGTGGTCGAGCGTCGCGACGGCTCCCTCTGGATGCTCGCCCGCGCCCGCACCCACATCGCCCAGGCGGTCTCCACCGACGGCGGCCGCACCTGGCGCGAACTCGAACCCTTCACCCGCAACTTCGGCATCAACACCCGGTTCCACCTCCAAAAGCTCGCCTCCGGGAACCTCCTCCTCATTGCCAACGACCATCCCCGGCAACGCGCCAACATGACCGCCTTCCTCTCCGAGGACGATGGCGGGACCTGGCCCCACAAGCTCGTCCTCGACGCGCGTTCCCGCGTCAGCTATCCCGACGCCACCCAGTCCCCCGACGGATTCATTTACGCCATCTACGACCGCGGCCGCTATTACCTGGACGAGCAGGAAATCCTCATGGCCAAGTTCACCGAGGCCGACATCAAGGCCGGGAGTCTCCGCACCCCCGGCAGCCGTCTCAAGCAAACCGTCAACAAACTCGCCGACGAAGGCGGTGGAGTCCGCCACAACGGCGAAGCCACCGAGATGTACAAGCAATTCCAGCAAGCCGCCGGCGACAACCCGCCGCCTGCCGGATGA
- a CDS encoding family 78 glycoside hydrolase catalytic domain gives MKRRRFLRDSALCATGAALFSSSAKAAAVVSADGASRPACDAPSPSAPGSPALFSAPSGSAYVRRWSSRTALIWFPDNRAYFDTPRNEWCYFRKTIALSAAPAAAGLRIFADARYRLFVNGDYIARGPARSDPRWQSYDVIDLAGHLRAGENLIAVQVLYYGYNTGQHLPRVPCLAAEIDITDAAGKTRAHRTDASWKTFLSESFDRDAPRVNGCQGAIEIFDARREPDRWTEPGFDDSAWPAAKARAIGNDQIPYNRLLPRDIPMLEETTLPVSRVSAPLTVAAHDDEPFFPQRARLELDEIKTPLEFSIFDSRFSIDGAAAPEVTLTAKWSGSSPIENRESRIKNLTIPKSPPDRVTIVTLDFARVTPGYLRLAVTAPAGTRIDIAYAEDLYEGRVALFHPPAQRPLDAFILKEGRNDLEVAFAWKGFRYAQLIIRNPGGPLRLHRAEMRARMYPVNQYGHALIVAQRSAGIPARDFADKFRAKREACHVRAPGLPAADEGDADFQRRLHAVCAHTLRGCMQDGFIDSPSREQQQWMGDGRWQAVYNYYLSGDPRLHRRLLAQIACSQDAEGLTKSRYPDGHENWSAIPAYCLAWVTSFEDFYQFTGDLAPAAEFWPNIIMALRWFTRYENKDGLLENVPFWSYIDLGGYPEKPGLDINRGGILTALNLLFLESLHAASRLAAALGDAAARESFDTRAAALADAIARHLWDDARGAYPDCKVDGKLSDSISEPTNALALLHLDAGAGDTHRSADILVREIAGRNARAPSPALAAARAPRILAHFGAPGTIISSPFSMPVVIRALLRHRRVGLAWQLVRERYQPILDAGLGTTWEYWKVFYPTPSGRVHAHSASHAWGAGPLLLFFEGFAGVRALAPAFARFEISPQLPEGMDDLAFAVPVPGGKIEGRHRRAGNEIRTAFTVPPNTTAVVAGREYPEGNYTATVAP, from the coding sequence ATGAAACGCCGCCGATTTCTCCGCGATTCCGCGCTCTGCGCGACAGGTGCCGCCCTGTTTTCCTCTTCTGCGAAAGCCGCCGCCGTCGTCTCCGCCGATGGCGCTTCCCGGCCCGCCTGCGATGCGCCGTCTCCATCCGCGCCGGGTTCGCCCGCGCTCTTCTCCGCTCCGTCCGGCTCCGCCTATGTGCGCCGCTGGAGTTCGCGCACCGCGCTCATCTGGTTCCCCGATAACCGCGCCTACTTCGACACGCCGCGCAACGAGTGGTGTTATTTCCGCAAAACCATCGCCCTTTCCGCCGCGCCCGCCGCCGCCGGACTCCGCATCTTTGCCGACGCACGCTACCGCCTCTTCGTCAACGGCGACTACATCGCGCGCGGCCCCGCCCGCAGCGACCCGCGCTGGCAGTCCTACGATGTCATCGACCTCGCCGGGCACCTTCGCGCCGGTGAAAATCTCATCGCCGTGCAGGTGCTCTATTACGGTTACAACACCGGCCAGCACCTGCCCCGCGTCCCGTGCCTAGCCGCCGAGATCGACATCACCGACGCCGCCGGCAAAACCCGCGCGCACCGCACCGACGCCTCCTGGAAAACGTTTCTCAGCGAGTCCTTCGACCGAGACGCCCCGCGCGTGAACGGCTGCCAGGGCGCCATCGAAATTTTCGACGCCCGCCGCGAGCCGGACCGCTGGACGGAGCCAGGCTTTGACGACTCCGCCTGGCCCGCCGCCAAGGCCCGCGCCATCGGCAACGACCAGATTCCCTACAACCGGCTCCTTCCGCGCGACATTCCCATGCTGGAGGAAACCACGCTCCCCGTCTCCCGCGTCTCCGCCCCGCTCACGGTCGCCGCGCACGACGACGAACCCTTTTTCCCGCAACGCGCCCGCCTCGAACTCGACGAAATCAAGACGCCGCTGGAATTTTCGATTTTCGATTCTCGATTTTCGATTGATGGCGCTGCCGCGCCGGAAGTGACGCTGACCGCGAAATGGAGCGGCAGCTCCCCAATCGAAAATCGAGAATCGAGAATCAAAAATCTCACCATTCCGAAATCTCCCCCGGATCGCGTCACCATTGTCACCCTCGACTTCGCCCGCGTCACGCCCGGCTATCTCCGGCTTGCCGTCACCGCGCCCGCCGGCACGCGCATCGACATCGCCTACGCCGAGGACCTCTACGAAGGCCGCGTCGCGCTCTTCCACCCGCCCGCCCAGCGTCCGCTCGACGCATTCATCCTCAAGGAGGGCCGCAACGACCTCGAAGTCGCCTTCGCCTGGAAGGGCTTCCGCTACGCGCAGCTCATCATCCGCAACCCCGGCGGCCCGCTCCGGCTCCACCGCGCCGAAATGCGCGCGCGCATGTATCCAGTCAATCAATACGGCCATGCCCTCATCGTTGCTCAAAGGAGCGCGGGCATTCCTGCCCGCGATTTCGCGGACAAGTTCCGAGCGAAGCGAGAAGCCTGCCATGTCCGCGCCCCCGGTCTCCCCGCCGCCGACGAAGGTGACGCTGATTTCCAGCGGAGGCTCCACGCCGTTTGCGCGCACACGTTGCGCGGCTGCATGCAGGACGGCTTCATCGACTCGCCCAGCCGCGAGCAGCAGCAATGGATGGGCGACGGACGCTGGCAGGCCGTTTACAATTACTATCTGAGCGGCGACCCGCGCCTCCACCGCCGGCTGCTCGCGCAGATCGCCTGCTCCCAGGACGCCGAGGGACTCACCAAATCCCGTTATCCCGACGGGCACGAAAACTGGTCGGCGATTCCCGCCTACTGCCTCGCGTGGGTCACCTCCTTCGAGGACTTTTATCAATTCACCGGCGACCTCGCGCCCGCCGCCGAATTCTGGCCCAACATCATCATGGCGCTGCGCTGGTTCACGCGCTACGAGAACAAGGACGGCCTGCTCGAAAATGTTCCGTTCTGGAGCTACATCGACCTCGGCGGTTATCCCGAAAAACCCGGCCTCGACATCAACCGTGGCGGCATCCTCACCGCGCTGAACCTTCTCTTTCTCGAATCGCTCCACGCCGCCTCGCGCCTCGCCGCCGCGCTCGGCGACGCCGCGGCCCGCGAATCCTTCGACACCCGCGCCGCCGCGCTCGCCGACGCCATCGCCAGGCACCTCTGGGACGATGCCCGCGGCGCTTATCCCGACTGCAAGGTCGATGGAAAGCTCAGCGACAGCATTTCCGAGCCCACCAACGCCCTCGCGCTCCTTCACCTCGACGCCGGTGCCGGCGACACTCATAGGAGCGCGGACATTCTTGTCCGCGAAATCGCGGGCAGGAATGCCCGCGCTCCCAGTCCCGCCCTCGCCGCCGCGCGCGCGCCGCGCATCCTCGCGCACTTCGGCGCGCCCGGCACCATTATCAGCAGTCCGTTTTCGATGCCCGTTGTCATTCGCGCTCTCCTGCGCCATCGGCGCGTCGGGCTCGCATGGCAGCTCGTCCGCGAGCGCTACCAGCCCATCCTCGACGCCGGTCTCGGCACCACCTGGGAGTACTGGAAAGTGTTTTATCCGACCCCCTCCGGACGCGTCCACGCGCACAGCGCCTCGCACGCCTGGGGCGCGGGACCGCTGCTCCTGTTTTTCGAGGGTTTTGCCGGCGTGCGCGCCCTTGCGCCGGCCTTTGCGCGTTTCGAAATCTCCCCGCAGCTTCCCGAGGGCATGGACGACCTCGCCTTTGCCGTTCCCGTGCCGGGCGGCAAAATCGAGGGCCGCCATCGTCGCGCCGGAAACGAAATCCGAACCGCCTTCACCGTCCCGCCAAACACCACCGCCGTCGTCGCCGGGCGCGAGTATCCGGAAGGCAACTACACCGCGACTGTCGCCCCGTGA